From one Chryseobacterium sp. 3008163 genomic stretch:
- a CDS encoding glycerophosphodiester phosphodiesterase family protein, with protein MKNFILGLAVLSTAMMSAQTQIIAHRGYWQTNPPTTENSIKALENAQDLKIYGAEFDVRMTKDGVLVVNHDEHHDKMEISETDFKELKKLKLSNGENFPLLKDYLKAGKKDKSLKLIVEIKPDKTKEKEDELTAKTIKLVKELKLESQSEFISFSLNICKEIKKLEPTFKVQYLKGELSPQQIKDEGLDGIDYHYSIFQKNPTWIADAKALGLITNAWTVNDVVVYDELKKQGIGFITTNIPDQLKNK; from the coding sequence ATGAAAAATTTTATCTTAGGGTTAGCAGTTTTAAGTACAGCAATGATGAGCGCACAAACCCAGATTATCGCACACAGAGGATATTGGCAGACCAATCCTCCTACAACAGAAAATTCAATTAAAGCATTAGAAAATGCACAGGATTTAAAGATTTACGGAGCCGAATTTGACGTGAGAATGACCAAAGACGGTGTTTTGGTTGTAAACCACGACGAGCATCACGATAAAATGGAAATTTCAGAAACAGATTTCAAAGAATTGAAAAAACTGAAATTATCAAATGGTGAGAATTTTCCTCTGTTAAAAGATTACTTAAAGGCTGGAAAAAAAGATAAATCTTTAAAGCTGATTGTTGAAATTAAGCCAGACAAAACAAAAGAAAAAGAAGATGAATTAACGGCAAAAACCATCAAGTTGGTAAAAGAGTTAAAACTTGAATCTCAAAGTGAGTTCATTTCTTTTAGTTTAAATATCTGCAAAGAGATTAAAAAATTAGAGCCAACATTCAAAGTTCAGTATTTGAAAGGCGAATTGTCTCCGCAGCAAATCAAAGACGAAGGTTTAGACGGAATTGATTATCACTACAGCATTTTCCAGAAAAATCCGACATGGATTGCTGATGCTAAAGCTTTAGGATTGATCACAAATGCCTGGACGGTAAACGATGTTGTTGTTTATGACGAATTAAAAAAGCAGGGAATCGGTTTTATTACAACCAATATTCCAGATCAGCTGAAGAATAAATAA
- a CDS encoding TonB-dependent receptor plug domain-containing protein, giving the protein MRKETQKLLLLSVLGLVSVNMAAQQQVKKDTIKNIDEVVVTALGIKRQDKSLGYVAEKVNSEVFENIQNNNWAQGLEGRVSGLKVQTAGAGPLGSARITLRGEKTFGFAGNYALIVVDGVPLSNSTTGTGTAAYGAGTGGDLPVDLGDGLNSINPDDIESVTVLKGASAAALYGSRAANGALMITTKSGKGKNSKLTVSFNSTLSYDSVLKWPDYQYQYGQGTLAKNTAGEFFYSYGASADGVSTGGTSSAFGPKFNGQSYFQYDPNLLGQSAERQLWRPYEDNIKGFWETGVTSSNNVSVESSTEKTSFRASLTYLDNKWMMPNTGFNRFNGAISLDHKVTDKFRISTKFNYANTQSDNLPATGYNNQSISYFMIFQNPNVDLAWYKPIWKPGQEEIDQIHPFSSFIDNPYLIAYKMLNGVEKKLITGNISATYDFNKNFSLMLRSGIEMLDEERTTKRPYSSANYLKGFYREQYIKNNEFNNDLLFTFKKITANLM; this is encoded by the coding sequence ATGCGTAAAGAGACTCAAAAATTACTTCTGTTATCCGTATTAGGATTGGTGAGCGTCAATATGGCAGCTCAGCAACAGGTAAAGAAAGATACGATCAAGAATATCGATGAAGTTGTAGTGACCGCTCTGGGTATCAAAAGACAAGATAAATCCTTAGGTTATGTAGCTGAGAAAGTAAACTCGGAGGTTTTTGAAAATATTCAGAATAACAATTGGGCTCAAGGTCTTGAAGGCAGAGTTTCTGGTCTTAAAGTACAAACTGCTGGAGCGGGACCTCTTGGTTCTGCGAGAATAACACTTAGAGGAGAAAAAACCTTTGGTTTTGCTGGAAATTATGCCTTGATTGTTGTTGACGGCGTTCCTTTAAGTAATTCAACTACAGGTACCGGAACCGCAGCATATGGTGCAGGAACCGGGGGAGATTTGCCAGTCGATTTGGGTGATGGTTTGAACAGTATTAATCCGGATGATATTGAGTCGGTAACTGTACTAAAAGGTGCTTCTGCAGCGGCATTGTATGGATCGAGAGCTGCGAATGGAGCCTTGATGATTACCACAAAATCAGGAAAAGGTAAAAACAGTAAACTTACTGTTTCTTTTAATTCGACATTAAGCTATGACTCGGTTTTAAAATGGCCTGATTATCAGTATCAATACGGGCAGGGGACATTAGCGAAAAACACAGCAGGAGAGTTTTTCTATTCTTACGGAGCATCTGCAGACGGTGTAAGTACAGGAGGAACGAGTAGCGCATTTGGGCCAAAGTTTAACGGACAGTCTTATTTCCAATACGATCCTAATTTGCTTGGGCAAAGTGCAGAAAGACAATTATGGAGACCATATGAAGATAATATAAAAGGTTTTTGGGAAACGGGCGTGACGTCTTCTAATAATGTTTCAGTAGAAAGCAGTACAGAAAAAACAAGCTTTAGAGCATCATTAACTTACCTGGATAACAAATGGATGATGCCGAATACTGGTTTTAACCGTTTTAATGGGGCGATCTCATTAGATCATAAAGTAACAGATAAATTCAGAATTTCAACCAAATTCAACTACGCCAATACACAAAGTGATAATCTTCCTGCAACGGGATACAATAACCAGTCTATTTCTTATTTCATGATTTTCCAGAATCCGAATGTTGATTTGGCTTGGTATAAACCAATCTGGAAACCGGGTCAGGAAGAAATAGATCAGATTCATCCATTCAGTTCGTTTATTGATAACCCTTATTTGATTGCTTATAAAATGCTGAATGGTGTAGAAAAGAAATTAATCACCGGAAATATTTCTGCAACTTATGATTTCAACAAAAATTTCAGCTTGATGTTAAGATCAGGAATCGAAATGCTTGATGAAGAAAGAACGACAAAAAGACCTTATAGTTCAGCTAATTATCTGAAAGGTTTCTACAGAGAGCAATATATTAAAAATAATGAGTTCAATAATGATTTGTTATTTACATTCAAAAAGATTACGGCAAATTTAATGTGA
- a CDS encoding TonB-dependent receptor yields MSANAGASIRYNQYVMTDFRAEGLKVAGDYSLNNAIALITKVPKPNDQQMNSVYGLVSANYDNLIFLDVTARNDWSSTLNKDNRSFFYPSVSSSFILSDIFKLSSSNFNYWKLRASWAQVGLGGSAYQIDKYYTPSDFVGSVLTPSTYVTPNIRPQENSNIEAGMDLSILKNRLSYNFTLYQNTTVDEILGVSTPVESGYTTRIINAGEIRNRGVEMSLNAIPVKSKNFSWNVSANWSMNRNKVMSLPEEYTGDNYYTISTVAGVLYYNAVVGGSLGDLYGFKLVRNADGQVVYDPTTGLPSRPDRVEKVGNAFPKWRAGLQNDFKIKNWQISFSFDGQYGGMAYSQTHHKMSEQGKLENTLMGRDNPSGTIVGQGVVLNSDGTYSPNTKAVGLAAYYGDYYRRANIETNTFDTSFIKLRDARIAYSFSKDVIAPLKLTELTLAVFGKNLWMWTKFPMFDPEVAALNDSTITPGAEIGQLPTARTVGFQVNLKF; encoded by the coding sequence GTGAGCGCAAATGCAGGAGCAAGTATTCGTTACAATCAATATGTAATGACAGACTTCCGTGCTGAAGGCTTAAAGGTTGCAGGTGACTATAGTCTTAATAATGCCATAGCGCTTATTACAAAAGTTCCTAAACCTAATGATCAACAAATGAACAGTGTGTATGGGTTAGTAAGTGCTAATTATGATAATTTGATATTTTTAGATGTTACTGCAAGAAATGACTGGAGCAGTACATTAAATAAAGATAATCGATCATTTTTTTATCCTTCAGTAAGTTCAAGTTTTATTCTTTCAGATATATTTAAATTATCAAGCTCGAATTTTAATTATTGGAAACTAAGAGCTTCTTGGGCTCAGGTAGGTCTTGGCGGGTCAGCTTATCAAATCGATAAATATTATACGCCAAGTGATTTTGTAGGATCTGTTTTAACTCCAAGTACATATGTAACCCCAAACATAAGACCTCAGGAAAATAGCAATATTGAAGCAGGAATGGATCTTTCCATTCTAAAAAATAGATTAAGCTACAATTTCACATTGTATCAAAATACCACAGTTGACGAAATTCTTGGAGTTTCCACTCCTGTAGAATCGGGGTATACAACTCGTATTATCAATGCAGGGGAAATAAGAAACAGAGGTGTTGAAATGAGCTTAAATGCAATTCCGGTAAAATCTAAAAACTTTAGCTGGAATGTTTCTGCAAACTGGTCTATGAATAGAAATAAAGTAATGTCACTTCCTGAAGAATACACAGGTGATAATTATTATACAATCTCTACAGTAGCCGGAGTTTTATATTACAACGCAGTTGTAGGCGGTTCTTTGGGAGATCTTTATGGTTTTAAATTAGTAAGAAATGCTGATGGACAAGTCGTTTATGATCCTACAACAGGACTTCCTTCAAGACCTGATCGAGTAGAAAAAGTAGGAAATGCATTCCCGAAATGGAGAGCCGGTCTTCAAAATGATTTCAAAATTAAAAACTGGCAGATTAGTTTCTCATTTGATGGTCAGTATGGTGGAATGGCTTATTCACAAACCCATCACAAAATGTCTGAGCAAGGTAAACTTGAGAATACTTTAATGGGAAGAGATAATCCAAGTGGAACGATTGTAGGACAAGGTGTTGTTTTAAATTCTGACGGAACTTACAGCCCAAATACAAAAGCAGTTGGTTTAGCAGCATATTACGGTGATTACTACAGAAGAGCCAATATTGAAACCAATACTTTTGATACTTCTTTCATTAAATTGAGAGATGCAAGAATCGCCTATTCATTTTCAAAAGATGTGATAGCACCACTAAAACTTACTGAGCTTACTTTGGCAGTTTTTGGTAAAAACCTTTGGATGTGGACGAAATTTCCAATGTTTGATCCTGAAGTTGCTGCTCTTAATGACTCTACAATTACTCCAGGTGCTGAAATTGGTCAGCTTCCAACGGCAAGAACTGTCGGTTTTCAAGTTAATTTAAAATTCTAA
- a CDS encoding SusD/RagB family nutrient-binding outer membrane lipoprotein, with protein MKKIFLSTAIALSVFSINSCERSFEEINTDTSKIKQPSVGSFLVPIQYEMGSYGYNRADDFTFDIMQVALDFPNEGNTVSRYYLTESTGNGYWNTSYKWLKQVRELNEAAKKEQNNNYLAISKVLNAWIMANLTDAFGDVPMTEALRLEENIMKPKYDKQKDIYLFLLDDLKAANTLFDTTKTLSEGDLFFQANASTAGIIKWKKFCNSLSLRLLTRVLNKNGEVNVHARINEIVSNPTVYPIFQSNADGATLDISGVAPLMPPIARPQDFTAYRASGGFFTQTLVDNNDPRLSMFFTQAKSLPPANANIGYKGVPSGYALGSTFAYQPSNLNQNLAKAPLKILVMPYAELQFILSELALKGIIPGSAQTFYESGVKATLEQWGATMPANYFANPKVAYNGTLERIMLQKYVGLFFVDHQQWYEQRRTGFPVLPNNGGLMNNAKMPQRMPYPTVTKVQNYDNYVTASQNMGGDNINTKMWWNQ; from the coding sequence ATGAAAAAAATATTTTTATCTACCGCAATTGCTCTTTCAGTTTTTAGTATAAATTCTTGTGAAAGAAGCTTTGAAGAGATCAATACAGATACAAGCAAAATAAAACAGCCTTCTGTAGGAAGTTTTCTGGTTCCGATTCAGTACGAAATGGGATCTTACGGATATAACAGAGCTGATGATTTTACGTTCGATATCATGCAGGTTGCTCTGGATTTTCCTAATGAAGGAAACACAGTAAGCCGTTATTATTTAACGGAAAGTACCGGAAACGGATATTGGAATACAAGCTACAAATGGCTGAAACAGGTAAGAGAACTGAATGAAGCTGCAAAAAAAGAGCAAAACAATAATTATCTCGCAATTTCTAAAGTTCTGAATGCATGGATTATGGCAAATCTTACCGATGCATTTGGCGATGTTCCGATGACGGAAGCTTTACGTCTTGAAGAGAATATTATGAAGCCAAAATATGATAAACAGAAAGACATCTATTTATTCCTTTTGGATGATCTGAAAGCAGCAAATACTCTTTTTGATACTACAAAAACATTGAGTGAAGGTGATCTTTTCTTTCAGGCAAATGCAAGTACAGCAGGAATTATAAAATGGAAAAAATTCTGTAATTCTCTTTCGTTAAGACTTTTAACAAGGGTTTTAAACAAGAATGGCGAAGTAAATGTACATGCAAGAATCAATGAGATTGTAAGTAATCCTACAGTTTATCCGATCTTTCAAAGTAATGCAGATGGTGCTACTTTAGATATTTCAGGGGTTGCTCCTTTGATGCCACCGATTGCAAGACCTCAGGATTTTACAGCATATAGAGCTTCAGGAGGATTTTTCACTCAGACTTTGGTAGACAACAATGACCCAAGACTAAGTATGTTTTTTACTCAGGCTAAAAGTCTTCCGCCTGCAAATGCAAATATTGGTTATAAAGGTGTTCCGTCCGGATATGCATTGGGATCTACATTCGCTTATCAGCCTTCAAACCTGAATCAAAATTTAGCAAAAGCTCCGCTGAAAATTTTGGTAATGCCTTATGCAGAGCTTCAGTTTATTCTTTCTGAATTAGCTCTTAAAGGAATTATTCCGGGGAGTGCGCAAACATTCTACGAAAGTGGAGTGAAGGCAACTCTTGAACAATGGGGAGCAACCATGCCTGCAAACTATTTTGCCAATCCGAAAGTAGCTTACAACGGAACTTTAGAAAGAATCATGCTTCAAAAATATGTGGGATTATTCTTTGTAGATCATCAACAGTGGTATGAGCAGAGAAGAACAGGATTTCCTGTGTTGCCAAACAACGGAGGTTTGATGAATAATGCAAAAATGCCTCAGAGAATGCCTTATCCAACAGTTACAAAAGTTCAGAATTATGACAATTATGTAACGGCTTCTCAAAATATGGGTGGTGACAATATCAATACAAAAATGTGGTGGAATCAATAA